Sequence from the Bicyclus anynana chromosome 2, ilBicAnyn1.1, whole genome shotgun sequence genome:
aatagaaagctacattatcatgTAATAGAATTGGCTatatatttcatccccatatttccacgggaacaagaactaagcgggtgaaaccgcgggtcaTCTGCTATTTGTAGTTAAACGATATTCAACATAATTGTGACTCCATTTATCTGAATTCTTAATAACaccaaagaaacaaaattagATACATACCTACTTTACTTACTGAAAAAAAGAGAACAGTGATTTAGAAATTAAAGGGAACAGTGATTTAGAAATTATCTATcgatatattatgttatatccATACAATTagctaaaatgtttttttttataaaccgGCAGATTTTTTGAACACCTATTGACCATGGTTTACTTAATTTgtgatacaaaatttaaaattatttctttagatTACTTCGAAAATCTCTGCTTCACTCCAATGCAAGAAGAAGGCCAGTGCATATCGCTTGACAATTGTGAGCAACTGAAACCGCTCATCACCAAATCAAGGGAAACTTTAAAACAATATCACTGCGGATGGGAAGGAACAGTTCCTAAGGTAGGATCGGCGGGAAACGTCCCAAAGGTAATTAACTTAATGCTATATACTCCTAGTACCTACTGGTGGTGGTGCACGTTTGTAAAACTTATATAATCtctattttgataaaatatatttacttatatagtctggcaagttcgttgataacactcccatgatatgcgggcgacggggggaaagactgcgcgggtagaAATCGCaagtgcggggaagtgacgagCATCACTCGTGGGGTTTTCGTTCATCGCAACACGTTTCCcagcccgcgcggaacatcagGAGCgttgcgaacgaagttgccaagctattgtTACGGatgtcatcatcttcatcagtcgttatcagccgatggacgtccactgctggacataggcctcttgtctcttgtaggtatatactaccaaacatcacggtctcgggccgccagcatccagcggctccctgcaaccagcttgatgtcctcggtccatctagtagggggtcgaccaacactgcgctttccggtgcggggtcgctattcaagcaccttgggaccccaacgtccatcggcttttccaACTATGTTAACAAATTTTTGGAAAcagtttctttaaaaaatattttattgaatttaattgtaaaaaaccAACGCTCGCCATGCTACTCCAATGCGTGTTGGCGGTCTTAGATTATATAATCTCTCTTAATATCACTCTCACTACCAGATGTCAATGATTGTGACCGAGACCGATatcttaacgtgctctccggggCACGCGGGTGTGACAACATCAACTTCTTGACCGATATCTTAACGTACTCTCCAAGGCACGCGGGTGTGACATCACCTCTTTCCTCATCACTTTCTTTACTCCGAGCTGAGAATTTCtactgaaattttcttagaagaaaacaTGCTCATATTTCACAGCGCCACCCAAAATTTGGAAACTCGTGGGTCACGAGGTCGTCCTCGTGATCCCAAGCCCCATAGGTTAACCTGGACCCTGGACCTGGCATATTATATTTCGTGTATCTTATTAAATATtgctattaattattttcacgtgcttataacacaatatttaaaaactagaaCGCGTTTCCCAAAACCCactaatgtatataaaaatcatttaacgATTAGATATAACTATATACACTACCAGGTTTTTACATTTGCGATAAACCTTGACACTTAAGAATCTTCATCATACAAATCACCgcctaaataaacaaaaagaaataaaaaacccgaTTGAGTAAGTACTAACATACTTAATcataagttaaatttaataatatattatatgttgAAATCAGTCAAGAACTTGAAGTTTTAGAGCTTGCCAAAAACTAGGCAGACCTTGTAAATTATAAGTTCGAAAAAAGCTCTGCAAACGGGTCATGACTTATCTGCCATTCTTATGGATAAAAAAGTATTGCCTAATTGAAACTtgtcaaaaataattatgacgCAAATGCAGCGCAAAAGGAATAATACACTTAAGTGTGCGGTGGTacacaaaataagtaaaaagtcAAGGTCTATTAGCAAATGTTATCGTTTATCATTACACTGGTATTGTaactatactatctatactaatattataaagctaaagagtttgtttgtttgtttgattgaacgcgctaatctcaggaactactggtctgatatgaaaagttttttcagtgttagatagtccatttatcgaggaacgctatatgctatatattatcctttatccccgtattccgtaTTCCGTAGtaaatcacgcgggtgaaaccgcgcggagtcagctagtacaTATATAAACATAGTATAGGGTAGGAACTAtaatacgattattaattccagtcaaaATTCCAGTAAAATgtcaagtgcaactgtcacagaaatatcattttactgactggaattaataatcttaaGTAAGATGAATGgtatgtacgattattaattccagtatTAGAATTAAAAGTCGTACTATATGCAAACTCATCAATTTAACAATACCAGTATATGATGAAGACCACATTATTATCAAGCTTTTCTTGCCTCCACGTTCTTTAAACTTAGTCATTAGTAAAACAAACTACATATTTGTATATTCTTTTGTACAGGTGTGTTGTCCATCTCCAACTACAACGACTACTACAACTACGACGACTACAACAACTGTAGCTCCAGTACCACTAGATGCCTGTGTCACACGGGAGGGGAAATTCGGTTCGTGTGTACCACTGAAAAATTGTACACACATAACAAAGATGTTGGCAACGAAAACAGCACAAAGTTTGGATTATTTCACACGGTCTAAGTAAATATTCCCCAATATttaaatttccttttttgtaTACAAGGTTATGTGTTAGAACTACGAGGACTTATGTTTAGATGACTAGCTAGCTTCTTTGGTGATTTGACGATTGGTTCAGTCTTTCTACTTTCGGAAGAAGGGTTTTTGGCTTAGCATGTAGTAGTACCTAAGGTGTAGATATCGATGGTGTGTAAAAGTGAAGGAGCATTAGCAACGCAAACATCATTAAATGTACATATGCCTGTGGTTAATCAACAACTTTTATGATAAACGGCTTTCGATGTTATTACGTCCCTctctttattaaccgacttcaaaaaggaggaggttctcaattcagtcggtatttttttttttttttatgtatgtacaccgattactcaaagacgcctggaccgatttcaaaaattctttttttgtttgaaacggtatagtccccatttggtcccattgccatcatgtgaagatctgatgatggaatcctggagaaattgaggggaactttcgaaaattatatgactgtctagtgtgttcgtatacttttccatttagtacttttaagcactacaatttcatgaaggtttaaaatcgatctgatgatggagccataaaacagcgAGGGAACTgatcggcgatttacagcagttaccttgtgtttgggcttgattaatttgtattaatgagaacttttcacatagataggttgtgactgtcatttaggggtttggtgatgaagaccaaggacaattaagggaataacagtaactaccttgtgtttggccttgattaattcgtattgttgagaactttctacctagatgagttgtgtctgttattaggggtctgatgatgaagaccaattaagggaactccttaacggtttacggtagctaccttgtgcttgggcttgattaatttgtattgctgagaattttgtaccaagatgggttgtgactgtcattaggggtctgatgtattcgtttgagatgaaattttacactaaaaatataatattttgtgtaattataaaacttatattgATATTGTCTGTGTAACATCAACACAGCAGAAACGTGTCATTCATTGTAATATTTAGAgtgataatgaaaatttttataaaaaaaatacaaccgacttcaaaacctaaaaacgtacccactaaactaaaaagtgaaaaataacatcataatttgttctacctgctgatcagtatgaaggcggtgcttagccggtgttgtcttaattcaagccatgtgagaatatcttatagatttagattttgcagacagtgttgtttcatgtggtcctgtcagaaatggcttaaattaagacaacaccggctaagcaccgccttcatactgatcagcaagTAGAAcaaattatgatgttatttttcactttttagtttagtgggtacgttttttaggttttgaagtcggttgtattttttttataaaaattttcattatcacTCTAAATATTACAATGAATGACACGTTTCTGCTGTGTTGATGTTACACAGACAATTTcaatataagttttataattacacaaaatatcttggtaagtaatttaaaaaacaaacaggCGACGGCGACGGTCAACCGGGAGCTTATAATTTACTATGATTACGATTACTGAAATGTAAAAAGGAAAGCCTTCATTAATCAAGTTCATGTAGGGTTTTTTTGTGAAGGGTGTGCAAGtaccagtaaaaaaaaaaacacaaacggTATTGCTAAATTACCGTTGCCTTATCCTCGACTTTGAAACTAAACTCGTTTGTGAAAGCGCTTAGACGGCAAGACACTTAAGAGTACACAATAGCAGGTATTCGGTATACAGCTTACAGTTATTCAAAAATCTCATACCCAACTTCTAATACTCAATAAGCATTGTAATATATTAAAGTAAGCGAAACTGTGACGTGTACGTTAGGTTCCACATTCGTGCAAATAGATTGTCTAAACACCAAAATTAGAAATGGTTTGCAAAACACATTTTCAGTTTTTAAGAGAGAGTTCGTCTTATACAGTATTCTTATTTTGTACAGTGTTTACGATTGGAAGCGTGTCGTGAAATTATAGGCACGTAAAGGTAGCATTCGGTTCTTGGCGACCGAGACTCGCGACCGCGACTGGGTcgtacgacccactgcttagtatgaatttatatggagaaCTAAACAAATCCTGAGACCACGTCGTTtgttagtgctccatataattAATACGTACGCCCGCGGTCGCGAGTCGTGGTCGCTAAGCTATGCTACCTTTAGGCTTAACAACTATGTTTAGTTAGAAGTCCCGATTCAAACGTGACATTATCAGATGTGCGTTgtataacaacaacaacaggaGAAAAACCTCTTCAGTTGTTCTGAGATTAGTGTCTTTGTAGTGTGTAATATATGGGTTTAAATTTTACTCCATAATAACACATTAAGAcaagacaatatttatttatatgtttagttATTCACGCTATTACAATACAAAGTACCTATATAGAGACAGTGGAGGATTTGTAATCTTGGCCGCCCTATGTATCATCCTCCCCCTTTCTCAGCACCCACTATATTATAATGGACATTTTaccttttatcaaaatcaatagAAAGATTTTGTGATATTTTCCGAGGTACAAGGGATTCCCACATTTAAGTAATACATCCAAattgttttaagttaaaaaaaagaaagtgataagaaacctcctcctttttttgaagtcagttaaaaattagaaattactgtaatttgtgaaatttagttatttttcatTCCAACAGTTTTTGGCCCCTAATATTTGGCCGCTCGACCAAAAGTAAATCCGCTactttatagtaggtatacagTTAATATTAGTACTATACAAGCaccatataattatttatgtaaaaaaaaacaggacATTATAAAGGTTCATGTCGCATAGATGAAGGCCATCAACTCGTGCTACTTACAATTACAATAAGAAAGGAAAATCTGTTGAGCAAAGCGCAGTACGCTAGGTGATGATGTTTCTTAGTACTAAACGTTTTTCCATTGAACTGTAACATATAACCCCGTGCATCGTTCATTAAGatagttattatcattaacatctgatactGATCGTTAACTATTCAAAACATTTTCACCGCTAACTCGCATTGGAACAATGTGGTAGGTTCAAATTCCATATCCCCTGTCCTACTGTGAGGTAAAGCGACCTGGGTCTATAgcgggccgttaaaatagactgataatggcAAAAacaatcggttgtctgtaaagttggtttactgatgatagttgaacgtgacaacgtcataagaaaatactgatggaatggttgcatttttcaaaagaaaatgttagtttttctaCAATACTGttaaataatcttcatagaccagaatatactttatttcttgtaaaaaaagttggcaaccctagagcgagggaacgacgcatgacgtcatcttttttcgagtgtgcagcgggcttcatcgaattataagacgttgtcacgtcaaaaataagcATTAActaaaaactcaacagttccaCGATTCGCAACGTTAGTCCAAAGTTTCGGTTTACAGATGTGAGGGACCTGTATTAGGACAAGCATACGTATGCTGTGACTCACACATCCGTCCCAGTTCCGAAGTGGTGTCCAGAGACGGCGCGTGTTCCCAGTCAAGCCTCCCATGGACACCCGAAAGCACATGTTGTGGCAAAGAGAGCTTCAGTGGAAATAAAGTTTTTGGTAAGTGTGTGAAATAATGATTTCTCGttacttcattattatcaacccatattcggctcactgctgaactcgaatctcctctcagaatgagaggggttaggccaatagttcgcCACGATggaacaatgcggattggcggacttcacacatagaattaagaaaattctctggtatgcaggtttcctcacgatgtttttccttcactgtttgagacacgtgacatttaatttcttaactcgTCCTCGTTACTtacttaaagtaaaattattacttactttAAAAAAGGATATTTCCGTACTATATTATTGAAGCTTCAATAGTTCcacgcagtggcgtgcacaacaTAGATGCATATATGCACTACCTGCTGAAGTCTCATTACCTACTTAcgtgtattggagaaggaattttacaTATTGtgcaatttgtacgtatagtgcttACCTACTCTAGCTAAGTACCTTGCGCACGCCACTTGTTACACGGTAAAATGGCCGGACACACACCAAAAGATCATGGTTTCGTCCGCCCACTAGACTATGTCTTACCCACGCAAgtaccctagaatggcagagaatgaccttgagtgaagtcacgcacttgtgaacgttgtgtgtagggttaaaggcgcctttgacagatatctaatcccttttccactcaagtcactctccccgcctatcccaagtaacccataaagaattgaGATGagaacaagagatgtggacggcacgaacgccacaagcacactgaagccgtccgtaccgcaagtcgttgcaacgcggcgataacaataaaataaagaaaataatatcataaatgactaaaaagtaagtctgtctctTGCCTTTTCGCGGCTAAACACGTGACGTTTTATCGTATAAAAAATGCGATTTTCTCACTTACAGGTGGCAACGAGACCGCTATAGACCAATACCCATGGCTGGCTGTACTTGAGTACACAAGAAAACAGCTCTGCGGAGGATCGTTAATAAGCAACAAATATGTGTTGACTGCAGCGCACTGTGTCTTGAATAAATCGAATAAACCGCGAGGAGTGTGAGTATCATTGTCACCCTATTAAGAACAGCCTGCCATCCAATTgatgcagcgtggtgggtctaaactccataacccctctcataaaACCTAGCCTTGCCGtaggtcgttaaaataggcagTAATTTAATGTTTTCGAAATAAATGATATgcatttgtataataattatataatcgataaatatgtaaattaaataaagaatacatACTAAAGACGGGAACATTCAGGAGAGCGCTGTAACACttgcataatattatacattGCAAGATTCCTATCAATAAACTTGACTATGGCatcaatattttaactaaaagaATCATGAAAACGTGTCATACATTTTATAGGAATTCGCTAGTAATCAATATATTACGAAAGGACtcataattactaattaaactgAACTGTTGTTTTTCC
This genomic interval carries:
- the LOC112054814 gene encoding phenoloxidase-activating enzyme isoform X1 encodes the protein MYTLLKLVFAASSVLCVVNGQADYFENLCFTPMQEEGQCISLDNCEQLKPLITKSRETLKQYHCGWEGTVPKVGSAGNVPKVCCPSPTTTTTTTTTTTTTVAPVPLDACVTREGKFGSCVPLKNCTHITKMLATKTAQSLDYFTRSKCEGPVLGQAYVCCDSHIRPSSEVVSRDGACSQSSLPWTPESTCCGKESFSGNKVFGGNETAIDQYPWLAVLEYTRKQLCGGSLISNKYVLTAAHCVLNKSNKPRGVVSVLLGEYNITNNGSDCTPVEGGGEDCTPGAVRVPVEAAIPHPEYNTQKIVQYANDIALLRLKEMVTFNDFIRPICLPSSDITKAPPVGFQFFVAGWGAVSEIQPSSDVKMYTNLPYVTHETCRTAFRTLQGSLIWDRQICAGGEANKDSCKGDSGGPLMYDNDSIHEVVGVVSFGLLQCGLEKPSVYTKVIEYVPWIMDNTKI